GCTTTAGCATTGTCAAATAGTGCAGCTTCTATAAAAGGAACACAGGAAGAGAAAATGAATACCTCCGGCTAATGAACAactcagtctttaaaaaaaaaattagtgcaaaatactgtatattattatattttgaaTTAATGGAAATTTTGTTTCCTTGTATCGGCATGTTTTACTGATATAGTATGTACATGTGCAGACATATGAAGCTAAATTGTATCTTCGACTAACCATCAAAGTTTCCCACCCATTGTTTAACTTCTCATCTAACTCAGCTTTCCGTCTGTTCCTAACTGGCTAAACTGGACAGTTACCAAACTCAttcattgtttgttttccattctATATTACACTGAACTTTGATACACTTTACAAATACAGTATAGATGAATGCCACAGCAAAAAAAGGGCCAAATTGAGACTCTTGCAGAATTGTAATACAATCAGATTTCAAGGCGTAttgttttcagttcattttctaAAGTACCCCCGATGCAACACAAGGTCTTAGACtcttaaaataaagacaaaaacacatgcTCCTCTGAGGCTTTTTCTCTGTGCTGTTATCCTTTCACTCTGCCCCGCTTTCTTACACTAGACCCTGGAGCAAGATAACAGCCAATAGCAGTGCACACAAGActacacacagacgcacaaacacagcagttcaGAAAACTCCTGCCTGGTGAAAACATGAGAAACCTTTTTCACATTATGTAAATGATGACACACAACATTGCACTGTACTTTCCTGCGTGTTACTCATGGAAAGGCAGGCTGAGGGTTGATCTATGACCGATGAATCTGTGTAGATCCTTGCAGATAGTATTTGGACTACTCACTGAGGAACACGTTTCCTGCACAGACTGCACTACGTGTTATGTTCAAGCACATTGACTGACACAATTCACATGCAACGCTTACACCagctgccacctagtggcaaaaCATAGAGCAACACCTTCACAAACATGGAAGCACCAGGCAAgcgtttttgtgtttgctgtttccACATCTGCaggaacattttgaaaatatgGCTAATAATCACAGCCTGTGCTGACTGAGATATTTCTGCAGCGCCATTAGACTAATGAGATTGAATTTTAATTTAGGTTTATTTGTATAGCCCAAATGCTGATTTTTAGCTTCTCTCTGCCTTCAGGTTCCCATCGACATCGCGGAAGAGGCGGATCGATCAGAGATGATTCCTCATGAAATCTTTGGAGCTCATTTTGTGAGCAGGAGTGACTCCATCTTCTCTTGTGTGAGACCCTGAGCTGTTAAGCAGTGAACACAAACAGAGGCAGAGTCACAGAGCCCAGAGAGGCTGGCCCTGCATATAACCACTGAGGAGAGGTGAGAAAGTAGCCTCAGAGGGACCTAGACGTAGTGCCAGGAAGTATTACTACACAGTGGCACAATGAAATCTAACCAGGAGCGGAGTAATGGATGCCTTCCTCCTAAGAAGCGTGAGATTCTGGCTATGGAGCAGAGGCCAGTGGTAGTAGCCACAGCAACACCACCCGCTGTAGTTGCTTCTGATAGTCCCCACACAGAAAACCTAGCATGGCTGGCCAGTGTAGCCAGTGAACGCTGCAAATCCAGGGAGGCAGAGAGCCCTAGATGTCCTGTCTCCTCgacttcctcctcttctccctccaCTTCTGTCCCTTCTTCGGCCACTCCTATATCTGCCCTGCCCTTGGCTTCTCTACCTGCAGTTTATCCCGCAGCCCTACCCCAGCAGGCTGGGACAATCCAGTTTGCACAGCTGGGACCTAATGTTCAGTTTATCAGCTCTGGGCCCTATGCAGGATACATATCCTCTCATATCATCTCAACAAATGCTAATTCTGTGCAAAACAGCTCTACTATAGTTGGACCACGTCACCAGCTGGATGGTTACACCACTGCCCTTATCTCACCCAACACTAAAGGGGAGCAGCAGTTTCAAATAGGCCTCTCCCCCACAGAACTGGCACCTGTGTCGCTCCCAAGCTCTCCGCAAGTCACCAGCCAATACATCCATCTGGATAGCAGAGCACCTCTGACTGTCAGCGGAAATGCCGTCACCTCACCTACAGCCCAACTTCAACTCCACCCTCACACAGCCGTACTCCCCCAGACGCTTACCCTTGCTCCTTCCCAACTTGTGGTCCAGTATGCAGATGGTTCAGCGGGAAAGAAACCAGAGGGGCATGCTAAGGCTGTGCTGAATGGGGAATTGGAGATAGCCAAACAGGCAAAAGCCGCTAGTCAGCCAGCAAACCATCAGCAGGTCCAGAGTTATGAGGCCAGACATATCCTCCTACCTGCTGACTATGGCCAAAACCCTGCAGGTCTCCAGACCTCTTTGGTGCTTGTGGCCCAGCCCAACCATGGAGCTGAACATGAACCTGGCTCAAATAAGCTCTCCTTAGTCCAGACTGAAAAAGGAGGGATTTGTTTGGGGAAGCCAGTGTCCAGACCTTCATCTTTTGCCTCCCTTTCTTCGTCAGAGGTGGTGAAGTCTGTTCCTCCTCATACTGTCATCCAGACCACTTTACCCCCTGAGGAGCTGCCAGCCAGTCTGTACTCTTCCACGCAGGCACCCATCATTGGCTATATCACAAGTGCAAACCAGCATACTGTCAGCTACCATGCAGCACTGCCTCCGCACCTGGTCATCCCTAGTGGCCAATCTCTCCTCATTCCAGTCAGCAGTGCCAGTAACTGCACAGAAATGGAGGTTAGTCGTACTGTAAGTGCCCTCACCGCCACCACTACCCCTCAGATATCCACCGCCATGCCTCATGCCTATCTGGCCACGGCCCTGTCCAAGTGTGAGGCATTAGGGCCAGATGGAAATCAACCACCACCTGCAGTTGCACAGGCTCCA
This window of the Archocentrus centrarchus isolate MPI-CPG fArcCen1 chromosome 16, fArcCen1, whole genome shotgun sequence genome carries:
- the atxn1b gene encoding ataxin-1 encodes the protein MKSNQERSNGCLPPKKREILAMEQRPVVVATATPPAVVASDSPHTENLAWLASVASERCKSREAESPRCPVSSTSSSSPSTSVPSSATPISALPLASLPAVYPAALPQQAGTIQFAQLGPNVQFISSGPYAGYISSHIISTNANSVQNSSTIVGPRHQLDGYTTALISPNTKGEQQFQIGLSPTELAPVSLPSSPQVTSQYIHLDSRAPLTVSGNAVTSPTAQLQLHPHTAVLPQTLTLAPSQLVVQYADGSAGKKPEGHAKAVLNGELEIAKQAKAASQPANHQQVQSYEARHILLPADYGQNPAGLQTSLVLVAQPNHGAEHEPGSNKLSLVQTEKGGICLGKPVSRPSSFASLSSSEVVKSVPPHTVIQTTLPPEELPASLYSSTQAPIIGYITSANQHTVSYHAALPPHLVIPSGQSLLIPVSSASNCTEMEVSRTVSALTATTTPQISTAMPHAYLATALSKCEALGPDGNQPPPAVAQAPALSVLPSNQVPEVVATPSPTPTPVPASAPPAIQASPSVSASSSPVALPPFFMRGSIIQLADGELKRVEDLKTEDFIQSAEISSELKIDSSTVERIDSGQSPNAVVIQFSVGELKAQVCVEVLVEYPFFVFGQGWSSCCPDRTTQLFELSCAKLCVGDVCVSLTLRGMRNGSLTDSPALGNKLKPGHLSDTCHSVDPNVRNSMSSNSVGSNSGLLMKASNADRLERQQVTGPGSGVELPAGLGILAGQAEGIYRAGPVLAISGTGEVRQESIKTDMSTLSKQQCGESERPAVRKRRWSAPERDQTERAEDEPPLTLPKPSFLPHEVKISIEGHSRTGSERCLNKRVDC